Sequence from the Methanosarcina siciliae T4/M genome:
GCAGCATGTAATACCCGATAACTGCAAGAATTCCTCCCGCTGTCAGCCAGGAGGCTGCAGCTGAAAATCCAAGGGCTGAGGGGCCGATCCTGCGTCCTGCAAGCCAGAAGTCCGTAACAGATTTCTGTTTTTTATTAAAGTACCAGCCAATAGCCACAAGTCCGGCTATGTAGACTGCAAGTAGTATTAAGAAGATATTATAACCATCCATAAGGACACACCAAGAAAGGTTAATTAATGTCTACGAGTTTATTACCTATCGAAACAAGGAATATTATTTCTATTTCTGAAATTCAATTTCTATTTCTATAATTTATGACTATTTAAATATCCTCATTGTATCGACTTATATATAAATAAACTTTTACTTTACTTATAATTTTTATTTACTTCTTTTCTGCTTGATGAACTCCTTTTCTACTTTCTATACAAGCCAACTTGATCTAAATCATTTTTTTATTTTTTTTACTTATATCAATTTATATCCTTGAAATTCTCTTCAGGTTCTTTTCTTTCTTTTCTTTTATTTTTACAGTTTATATTGGTAAAAAGTCGTTATTCTGGTATTAATTATTTTTATTTCCCTGAATTCCACTCTTTTAATGTAAAAAACAGTTTTCCGGACTTCCAAACGTATATATGTTATATTCAAGAAGACATAACTATGAGTGTTAATTCCGGAATTTTCAGGTTCTTTTTGGTTTTCTTGACCCTTGTAGTAGTTGCCAGCCCTGGCTGCGTTGATAACCAGCCAGAGCCCGGGAATACCTCTGCAGGTGAAGGGAAAGTCCTTACCGTTTTCCATGCGGGAAGCTTGAGTGTGCCTTTTGAGGAGCTTGAAGCTGAGTTCGAAGCTCAGCACCCTGGTGTCGATGTTCAGCGGGAAGCTGCAGGCAGTGCACAGAGTGTAAGAAAGATCACCGAACTTGGGAAAAAGGCTGATGTGCTCGCATCTGCAGACTATGCCCTTATTCCGTCCCTGATGGTGCCTGAGTACGCTGACTGGTATGCCGCTTTTGCAAGAAACCAGATGATACTTGCTTACACGAGCGAAAGCAAGTACGGGGATGAGATCAATACGGATAACTGGTATGAAATCCTGAGACGCCCTGATGTCCGCTATGGTTTTTCCAACCCTAACGATGACCCTGCAGGCTACAGGTCGCAGATGGTAACCCAGTTAGCCGAGTCCTATTATAATGATGACATGATCTATGATGACCTGATGCTGGCTAATACGGGGATGACTCTTACCACCGAAGAAAACGGGACAGCCCTTATACACGTTCCTGCATCCGAAGAAATATCTCCGAATACCAGTAAAATTATGCTCAGGAGCATGGAAGTCGAGCTTTCTTCTGCCCTTGAGACCGGGGAAATAGATTATCTCTATATTTACCGGAGCGTAGCTGAACAGCACGGTTTTGAATATGTTGAGCTCCCACCTGCAATTGACCTGAGCTCCATCGAATATGCTGACAATTATTCAAAGGTGCAGGTTGAAATGGTAAACGGAGAAGTGGTTACAGGCTCTCCTATCGTATACGGGGTAACCATCCCCACCAATGCCGAAAACCCGGAACTTGCTACCGAGTTTGTAGCCCTGCTCCTTGGTGAGACCGGTCAGCAGATTTTCATTGAGAATGGACAGCCGCCTATTGTCCCTGCCATTGCCGAAGGAAAGGATTCAATGCCCGAAGAATTGCAGGCCCTTGTAGTATGAAAATGAAGCTTTCTCCCGGGTCCGAAAAGCTGTTTCAAACAACTGAGTTGAACCTCAACCCTCAAGACCCCAGGGAAGCACTTAGTAATAAAAACAGCAGTAAAAAGGTATAAGAATGAAAGCCAAAATCCGAAGAACCCGCAAATTCGAGCCCCTGACTTTCGTCTTCTCCCTTTTATTGCTGGTACTTTTTCTTTTTATTTTCCTGACTCTTTCAAACATGATCTTCGGGCAAATAACGGAGGACTTTTCAGGCCTGATAAAAGCCGCAGGAAACCGCTCGGTGATCAGTTCGATTTTCCTTTCTCTCTATGCGGGTTTTCTTGCCACCCTGCTTGCCCTCATCCTCGGAGCCCCTACAGGTTATATTCTTGCAAGGTTCGATTTTCCGGGGAAAAGGCTGGTTGAGAGCATAATTGATGTGCCGGTTGTAGTCCCGCACACGGTTGCAGGAATCGCCCTCCTCACGGTTTTTGGCTCAAGGGGTCTTATCGGCGGGCCCCTTGAATCCTATATCCAGTTCCGTGATGCCCTTCCGGGAATTGTTGTCGCAATGCTTTTCGTGTCCATGCCCTATCTGGCAAATTCTGCAAGGGAAGGCTTCAAAAGTGTGGACCCGAGGCTTGAAAATGCAGCCCGTTCTCTGGGAGCTCCCCTCTGGAAAGCCTTTTTCTTTGTAACTCTCCCGCTTTCGGCAAGGCATCTCTTAATAGGTGCGGTCATGACCTGGGCAAGGGCGATAAGCGAGTTTGGGGCAGTTGTGATTCTTGCCTACTACCCGATGATCGGGCCCACGCTCATCTATGACCGTTTTATCTCTTACGGGCTTTCGGCATCAAGACCTATAGCCGTACTGCTCATTCTGGTTACGCTTTCGATATTCCTTGTAATAAGAATCCTTTCCGCAGGCTGGAGTATATATGATAGAGATTGAATCCCTCTCCCGGAAATGGAAGAACTTTTCTCTGGATAACCTTAGCCTTAAAGTTGAATCCGGAGAGTATTTTGTGATCCTCGGCCCTACGGGGGCCGGAAAAACCCTCCTCCTCGAACTGGTTGCAGGTTTTCATGTGCCTGATTCGGGAAGGATCCTGCTTGACGGAAAAGATGTGTCTGACCTGCCTCCGGAAAAGCATGACCTTGCTTTCGTGTACCAGAATTATTCGCTTTTTCCTCATATGAACGTGAAAAAGAACATCGAGTTCGGGATGAAAATGAAAAAAATAAAAGACCCGAAAAGGGTTCTGGATACTTCCCGGGATCTGAAAATCGAGCATCTTCTTGACCGCAACCCTCTGACGCTTTCCGGAGGAGAACAGCAAAGAGTTGCCCTTGCAAGAGCCCTTGTTACCAACCCTAATATTCTGCTTCTGGACGAGCCCCTGAGTGCACTTGATCCCCGTACGCAGGAAAAGGCCAGGGAGATGCTTTCGTTTCTCCACAAAAAGAATAAACTGACCGTGCTGCATATTACTCATGACCAGACTGAAGCCCGCATAATGGCTGACAGGATTGCAGTCGTAATGGACGGAAAACTTATACAGGTAGGGACGCCTGAAGAGATTTTTGAAAAACCTGTTGAAGGCCGGGTGGCAAGTTTCGTAGGGTTTGAGAATGTGCTGAAAGGCAGGGTTATCTCTGCCGATCAGGGGCTTCTCCGGATCAGGGTCGGGGAAGTAGTGATCGATGCTGCAGGGGATATGGAGGTTGGAGACCAGGTCTATGCTTTTCTGAGGCCTGAAAACATAGCTTTAAGTAAAAGCTCCACGCAATCCAGCGTCAGAAACTCTCTGCAGGGCAGGGTTACGGAAGTCTGGGTACTTGGAGCGCTCGTGCGGGTGAAGATCGACTGTGGGGTCTCCCTGAACGTCCTCATAACCCGGCAGTCGGCAGAGGAGATGGAGCTCTTCCCGGGGGTCCGGGTCTATGCTCAGTTCAAGGCAAGTTCTGTCCATGTACTCCGTTGAAAAGGTGAAGGTCTGTGAAAGCGAAAACAAAGCTCTGGTTTACTGAAGATGGAAGAACGGTTATGGGTGCTGGCAGAGCCGAGTTGCTGAAAACAATTGATGAGGAAAAATCCCTTCGGAAAGCCTGCCAGAAACTCGGAATCTCGTACAAGCACGCCTGGATGATGCTTAAAAAAATGAATGAAGCTCTCGACGAACCGGCAGTAATTACTATTCGAGGGGGGAAGGATCAGGGTACCTTCCTGACCGATCTCGGAAGAAAACTGCTGGCTGAATATGATGCGAACAAAAAACTGATTAATGATGCCGTAGAAGACGAAACTTCGTGGGAAAATGTGGGCTTCAAACTTTCAGCCCGAAATAAGCTTCCCGGAAAGGTACTTAATGTAGAGAAAAGCGGGCTTGTGTCCAAGATCACTATTGAACTGGAACCTTCAGTCATGACCTCCGTAGTTACGGAAGAGGCGGTGGAAAAGCTGGATGTAAAGCCCGGAGATCGGATTTATGCTGTTATAAAATCCACTGAGGTAATGGTCGCAAAAGCTGTCGGTGGAAAAGAACCTGTCGGTGGAAAAGAACCTTCAAGCCCGGGTTTGCAAAAGTCCGATATTTCAGACTGAGCGTCTCTCAGACTGAATATTTCTTTTTATACCTGGTATACTTTTTGATCTGTGCAATTGACTATTATCTAGGTATTCAGTTTAAGATACGTGATCAAAAAAGTACCTGTGTGCCTGTATTATATCTACAGGCACTTTTGCTTGATTTTTCATTTCCAGCTTTTCGTTCATTCTTTCTGCTGTTTTTTCCTGAATAGGATGAATCCGGCAGCAAGAGCCATGAATGCTATCCCGGTTCCAAGCTGGTATCCGGGAAGGCCTTTTTCGGCAGCAAGAACTTCGGTGTTGATTTTTATGCTATCTGAGACCTGGTCGTGCCCGTCAACGTCTTCATAGAGGATCTCGCTGGTGATGGAATATGGTTTGGGGGTTGCATCCTCGTCCACATCCATATCAAAAATGGCAACAGCTGTTTTCCCCGGGTTCAGGGTTCCAAGGTAAGCCTGGTCATCGGTTGTACTGAAGGGATCTCCTGCACTGACTCTGACAGTTGCATCCTTTGCAGGTTCTTCTCCCGTGTTCTTGTATGTGACATAGAGCAGTCCTCCTTCATCCGGATAGAGCTCTCCTTTCACTTCCGTTACCTCAAAGTAAGGCTCTTTTTTGACCTGTATATCTATGGTCTGGGTCTGGGTCTTGTTTTCGTACCAGATGCCTACTTCCTTGTTTGTTACAAGCCCAACAGTACTGTCAAAATCATCCCCGCCGACCTGCACATTGTTCTGGTATATATATGTAAGTT
This genomic interval carries:
- the wtpA gene encoding tungstate ABC transporter substrate-binding protein WtpA, with product MSVNSGIFRFFLVFLTLVVVASPGCVDNQPEPGNTSAGEGKVLTVFHAGSLSVPFEELEAEFEAQHPGVDVQREAAGSAQSVRKITELGKKADVLASADYALIPSLMVPEYADWYAAFARNQMILAYTSESKYGDEINTDNWYEILRRPDVRYGFSNPNDDPAGYRSQMVTQLAESYYNDDMIYDDLMLANTGMTLTTEENGTALIHVPASEEISPNTSKIMLRSMEVELSSALETGEIDYLYIYRSVAEQHGFEYVELPPAIDLSSIEYADNYSKVQVEMVNGEVVTGSPIVYGVTIPTNAENPELATEFVALLLGETGQQIFIENGQPPIVPAIAEGKDSMPEELQALVV
- a CDS encoding ABC transporter permease, with protein sequence MKAKIRRTRKFEPLTFVFSLLLLVLFLFIFLTLSNMIFGQITEDFSGLIKAAGNRSVISSIFLSLYAGFLATLLALILGAPTGYILARFDFPGKRLVESIIDVPVVVPHTVAGIALLTVFGSRGLIGGPLESYIQFRDALPGIVVAMLFVSMPYLANSAREGFKSVDPRLENAARSLGAPLWKAFFFVTLPLSARHLLIGAVMTWARAISEFGAVVILAYYPMIGPTLIYDRFISYGLSASRPIAVLLILVTLSIFLVIRILSAGWSIYDRD
- a CDS encoding ATP-binding cassette domain-containing protein, translated to MIEIESLSRKWKNFSLDNLSLKVESGEYFVILGPTGAGKTLLLELVAGFHVPDSGRILLDGKDVSDLPPEKHDLAFVYQNYSLFPHMNVKKNIEFGMKMKKIKDPKRVLDTSRDLKIEHLLDRNPLTLSGGEQQRVALARALVTNPNILLLDEPLSALDPRTQEKAREMLSFLHKKNKLTVLHITHDQTEARIMADRIAVVMDGKLIQVGTPEEIFEKPVEGRVASFVGFENVLKGRVISADQGLLRIRVGEVVIDAAGDMEVGDQVYAFLRPENIALSKSSTQSSVRNSLQGRVTEVWVLGALVRVKIDCGVSLNVLITRQSAEEMELFPGVRVYAQFKASSVHVLR
- a CDS encoding TOBE domain-containing protein; the protein is MKAKTKLWFTEDGRTVMGAGRAELLKTIDEEKSLRKACQKLGISYKHAWMMLKKMNEALDEPAVITIRGGKDQGTFLTDLGRKLLAEYDANKKLINDAVEDETSWENVGFKLSARNKLPGKVLNVEKSGLVSKITIELEPSVMTSVVTEEAVEKLDVKPGDRIYAVIKSTEVMVAKAVGGKEPVGGKEPSSPGLQKSDISD
- a CDS encoding COG1361 S-layer family protein; its protein translation is MNKNGLFATITALLILCSVVLPAQAAFPENFDISENYYTVYGGPDLTATLIGDNEYSRGDTVTLNINMMNKGAVTGFKSESDVDLGDYTEEMLQQAEMQYEAQAVTAVGILATLKSDDPNIKVKSGPQEAGTLKQGKQSSSPTKFTIEINKNTTAGTYPLTLELTYIYQNNVQVGGDDFDSTVGLVTNKEVGIWYENKTQTQTIDIQVKKEPYFEVTEVKGELYPDEGGLLYVTYKNTGEEPAKDATVRVSAGDPFSTTDDQAYLGTLNPGKTAVAIFDMDVDEDATPKPYSITSEILYEDVDGHDQVSDSIKINTEVLAAEKGLPGYQLGTGIAFMALAAGFILFRKKQQKE